The Bacteroidota bacterium genomic sequence GTCGAGACTTACATTGCGTTTCTGCTTTTCGGCATGGTTCAGCCCGGTGTTATGTACGGCTCTGTAGAGGTATGATTTCATGGAAACCACATCGGGCAGCTGTCCGCGTTTTTCCCAGATTTTTAAAAATACCTGCTGTACCAGTTCTTCCGCTTCATCGGCATCATTTCCGGTAAAACGCAGCGCATAGTTGCAGAGCGGATTGTACCACTGCTTAAACAACTCGCCGAAAACCTGCTCGTTGCCTTCGCGGATAGCCGCACTTAGCATCATGTCATTCGTTTCCGTAAGGAGCATGGCTGTCTGCGTAGCAGAATGTGAAACGGTTATGTGAAATGCTGCGGTGGCCATTTTCCCTGATTACTGGAATAATGACAATCGTCAGCCCGGCTTCCCCTATGCGGGAAGGGGATTTAATGCTGTAATTTAGTAAAAAATTGCTAATCAACACGTTAATTTAATGAGTCGGCCTTCTTCATGGTTGATCCGGCAGGTGTTTTTGTTTCGCGGAAGGAGGTGATAATTCGCTCCATTTCAGGCTTGTGCTTTTCGTAGCGGCTTTCCAGTGTCCAGATCAGCAGCTGATAAAAGCCGGTTTCGGTTTCAATGGTGGTGAGCTGGTACACCATGTTTTCGCCTTTGAACTTTGCCTTAACTTCGGTTTGTATGGCTTTGTAATTACCCAGATTACGTGTTGATGCCCGGTAAAGACCGGTACTGTCGAGCCGGCGCACGGCAATTTTCATATACGTTTCAAGGTCATAATCCAAGCCGAAAGAGGCAATTTTCTCCTTCGACTCATCAATAACCATTACATAAAGCTCTGCATTCCGGTCGGCATATTGCAAGGAAGCATGCTCGTCGAAATCGCCCGCTGTCATGGTAGAAGGAAGATCGAGCGCATAATGGCCCCCGTTCATCGAATCAATTACAGCCGACATACGGGGTGCAGGGCGCTGCATGAGCCAGAATGTGACTGCCGCCGCAGCAAGAATCACGGCCAGCACAGTCCATAATGTTTTCCGGTTTTTCATAGGGTCTCAGCGCCGAAATTACGAAAAAAGCCGGAAGCACTGCCTCCGGCTTTATAAGCGTATTTACTTACTGAATAAGTGCAGGTTTCTGTCTCTTACCGGCTCCGCTCGAAGAGACAGAACATTTTCTGTTTCAAGGGACAATGAAATTTTTCGCTGTCACTTCCTGCATAGTCTCCGCTGTCATTCCGAGCGAATCCTACGCTGTGATTTCAAGCAAAATCTACACTGTCATTTCGAGCGAATCCTACGCTGTCATTCTGAGCGAATCCTACGCTGTGATTTCAAGCAAAATCTACACTGTCATTTCGAACGAATCCTACGTTGTCATTTCGAACGAAGTCGAGAAATTACAGCGTACCCCGCAGCATCTGTTCGCGCTCAATCGACTCAAACAGGGCTTTGAAATTGCCGGCGCCAAAACCTTTGGCACCCATGCGCTGAATGATTTCGTAGAACAGCGTGGGGCGATCTTCTACCGGGCGTGTGAAAATCTGAAGCAGGTAGCCGTCTTCATCGCAGTCGATGAGGATGCCCAGCTTTTGCAGCACTTCAAGGTCTTCCTTGATGGCGCCCACGCGCTGCGGAATTTCATCGTAGTATGCCTGCGGCGGAGCCGTGAGGAATTCCACGCCGCGTGAACGCAAGGCCGTTACCGTGCGGATAATATCGTCGGTTGCTACGGCAATGTGCTGTACGCCGGAGCCTTCGTAAAAATCAAGATACTCCTCAATTTGCGAACGCTTCTTGCCTTCGGCAGGCTCGTTGATCGGGAATTTGATGCGGCCGTTTCCGTTCGACATCACTTTCGACATCAGCGCAGAATATTCGGTATGAATCTGCTTGTCGTCGAACGAAAGGAAGTTCACAAAGCCCATCACATCTTCATACCACTTTACCCAGGTATTCATTTCACCCCAGCCCACATTACCTACCATGTGGTCGATAAACTTGAGGCCTACAGGCTCAGGATTATAATTTGATTCCCACTTCTGGTAGCCGGGCAGGAATATGCCTTTGTAATTTTTACGCTCCACAAACAGGTGTACGGTTTCGCCGTAGGTGTAAATTCCCGAGCGAACGGTTTCGCCATGCTCGTCTTTTTCAACCGTAGGCTCCATAAACGGTTTTGCACCACGCTTCACGGTTTCTTCAAACGATTTGCGGGCATCATCCACCCAAAGCGCAATCACCTTTACACCATCGCCATGCTTTTTGATATGCTCGGCAATGGGCGAATCGCTGTTGAGCGGAGTGGTGAGTACAAGGCGGATTTTATCCTGCGCCAGCACATACGATGCACGGTCGCGCACGCCTGTTTCCAGGCCTGAATAAGCCAGCGACTGAAAGCCAAAGGCTGTTTTGTAATAATGTGCAGCCTGCTTGGCATTGCCCACATAAAATTCAACGTAATCGGTACCCAGGAGAGGGAGAAAATCTTGTG encodes the following:
- the hppD gene encoding 4-hydroxyphenylpyruvate dioxygenase; this encodes MSTELKNVEYSLEKIFEGAQDFLPLLGTDYVEFYVGNAKQAAHYYKTAFGFQSLAYSGLETGVRDRASYVLAQDKIRLVLTTPLNSDSPIAEHIKKHGDGVKVIALWVDDARKSFEETVKRGAKPFMEPTVEKDEHGETVRSGIYTYGETVHLFVERKNYKGIFLPGYQKWESNYNPEPVGLKFIDHMVGNVGWGEMNTWVKWYEDVMGFVNFLSFDDKQIHTEYSALMSKVMSNGNGRIKFPINEPAEGKKRSQIEEYLDFYEGSGVQHIAVATDDIIRTVTALRSRGVEFLTAPPQAYYDEIPQRVGAIKEDLEVLQKLGILIDCDEDGYLLQIFTRPVEDRPTLFYEIIQRMGAKGFGAGNFKALFESIEREQMLRGTL